The following proteins are encoded in a genomic region of Balaenoptera ricei isolate mBalRic1 chromosome 14, mBalRic1.hap2, whole genome shotgun sequence:
- the MBD1 gene encoding methyl-CpG-binding domain protein 1 isoform X12: MAEDWLDCPALGPGWKRREVFRKSGATCGRSDTYYQSPTGDRIRSKVELTRYLGPACDLTLFDFKQGILCYPAPKAHSLAIPSRKRKKPSRPAKAQKRQVGPPKSEVRKEAPRDETKADADTAPASLPAPGCCENCGISFSGDGTRRQRLKTLCKDCRAQRIAFNREQRMFKRVGCGECAACQVTEDCGACSTCLLQLPHDVASGLFCKCERRRCLRIVERSRGCGVCRGCQTREDCGRCRVCLRPPRPGLRRQWRCVQRRCLRHLAHRLRRHHQRCQRRPPLAVAPPAGKHGRRRGGCDSKVAPRRRPPRTQPPPALPPSQPPESPELHPRALAPSPPAEFIYYCVDEDELQPYTNRRQNRKCGACAACLRRMDCGHCDFCCDKPKFGGSNQKRQKCRWRQCLQFAMKRLLPSVWAGSEDGAGPPAPYPRRKRPGSARRPRLGQTPKPPLATPMAQPDRARSPVKQEAGSGFVLPPPGTDLVFLREGASSPVQVPGPAPASTAALLQAVDPGLPPVKQEPPDPEEDKEEENKDDSTSDLAPEEEAGGAGTPVITEIFSLGGTRLRDTAVWLPSLQGRQSGREDGCKEWETEETLAPPSTSWKPRGWPGTHVSLPAPPASMMWVSCRRSWGPASQT, encoded by the exons ccccacaggaGATAGGATCCGAAGCAAAGTTGAGCTGACCCGATACCTGGGCCCTGCGTGCGATCTCACCCTCTTCGACTTCAAACAAGGCATCCTGTGTTATCCAGCCCCCAAG GCCCATTCCTTGGCCATCCCCAGCAGGAAGCGGAAGAAGCCTTCAAGGCCAGCCAAGGCTCAGAAACGTCAGGTTGGACCTCCGAAGAGCGAAGTCAGGAAGGAGGCCCCAAGGGATGAGACCAAGGCTGATGCTGACACAGCCCCAGCTTCGCTTCCTGCGCCTGG GTGCTGTGAGAACTGTGGAATCAGCTTTTCAGGGGATGGAACCCGACGGCAGCGGCTCAAGACTCTGTGCAAGGACTGCCGAG cACAGAGAATTGCTTTCAACCGGGAGCAGAGGATGTTTAAG CGTGTGGGCTGCGGGGAGTGTGCGGCCTGCCAGGTGACGGAAGACTGCGGGGCCTGCTCCACCTGCCTTCTGCAGTTGCCCCACGATGTGGCCTCGGGGCTGTTCTGCAAGTGTGAGCGGAGACGGTGCCTCCGGATTGTGGAAAGG AGCCGAGGGTGTGGAGTGTGCCGGGGCTGTCAGACCCGAGAGGACTGTGGCCGTTGTCGAGTCTGCCTTCGCCCTCCCCGCCCTGGTCTCAGGCGCCAGTGGAGGTGCGTCCAGCGGCGTTGCCTGCGG CACCTTGCACACCGCCTCCGCCGCCACCATCAGCGATGTCAACGACGCCCTCCCCTAGCTGTGGCTCCCCCTGCT GGTAAACACGGCCGCCGCAGGGGAGGCTGCGACTCCAAGGTGGCTCCCCGGCGGCGCCCCCCCCGCACCCAGCCACCGCCTGCACTTCCGCCCTCGCAGCCTCCAGAGTCTCCAGAGCTG CACCCCAGAGCCCTGGCCCCCTCGCCACCTGCTGAATTCATCTATTACTGTGTAGACGAGGACGAGCTA CAGCCTTACACGAACCGTCGGCAGAACCGCAAGTGTggggcctgtgcagcctgccTGCGGCGGATGGACTGTGGCCACTGCGACTTCTGCTGTGATAAGCCCAAATTCGGGGGCAGCAACCAGAAGCGCCAGAAGTGTCGTTGGCGCCAGTGCCTGCAGTTTGCTATG AAGCGGCTGCTGCCAAGTGTCTGGGCAGGGTCTGAGGATGGCGCCGGGCCACCCGCACCTTACCCGCGTCGAAAGAGGCCTGGCTCTGCTCGAAGGCCCCGTCTGGGTCAGACCCCGAAGCCTCCCTTGGCCACGCCCATGGCCCAACCAGACCGTGCCCGGTCTCCAGTGAAGCAGGAAGCAGGCAGTGGCTTTGTGCTGCCCCCGCCTGGCACCGACCTCGTGTTCTTACGGGAGGGTGCAAGCAGTCCTGTGCAGGTGCCTGGCCCAGCTCCAGCTTCCACAGCAGCTCTGTTACAG GCAGTAGACCCAGGCCTGCCACCTGTGAAGCAAGAGCCACCTGACCCTGAGGAGGACAAGGAGGAGGAGAACAAGGATGACTCCACCTCTGACTTGGCCCCagaggaggaggcaggaggggctggCACGCCCGTG ATCACGGAGATTTTCAGCCTGGGTGGAACCCGCCTCCGGGACACAGCAGTCTGGTTGCCAAG TCTGCAGGGCAGGCAATCGGGAAGGGAAGATGGATGTAAAGAGTGGGAGACCGAGGAGACACTGGCGCCACCGAGCACGAGCTGGAAACCACGCGGATGGCCCGGCACCCATGTcagcctcccagcacctccagccTCGATGATGTGGGTTTCCTGCAGAAGAAGCTGGGGCCCTGCGTCACAGACTTAA
- the MBD1 gene encoding methyl-CpG-binding domain protein 1 isoform X10 codes for MAEDWLDCPALGPGWKRREVFRKSGATCGRSDTYYQSPTGDRIRSKVELTRYLGPACDLTLFDFKQGILCYPAPKAHSLAIPSRKRKKPSRPAKAQKRQVGPPKSEVRKEAPRDETKADADTAPASLPAPGCCENCGISFSGDGTRRQRLKTLCKDCRAQRIAFNREQRMFKRVGCGECAACQVTEDCGACSTCLLQLPHDVASGLFCKCERRRCLRIVERHLAHRLRRHHQRCQRRPPLAVAPPAGKHGRRRGGCDSKVAPRRRPPRTQPPPALPPSQPPESPELHPRALAPSPPAEFIYYCVDEDELQPYTNRRQNRKCGACAACLRRMDCGHCDFCCDKPKFGGSNQKRQKCRWRQCLQFAMKRLLPSVWAGSEDGAGPPAPYPRRKRPGSARRPRLGQTPKPPLATPMAQPDRARSPVKQEAGSGFVLPPPGTDLVFLREGASSPVQVPGPAPASTAALLQEAQCPGLSWVVALPQVKQEKADAQEDWTPGTAILTSPVLPPGCPSKAVDPGLPPVKQEPPDPEEDKEEENKDDSTSDLAPEEEAGGAGTPVITEIFSLGGTRLRDTAVWLPSLQGRQSGREDGCKEWETEETLAPPSTSWKPRGWPGTHVSLPAPPASMMWVSCRRSWGPASQT; via the exons ccccacaggaGATAGGATCCGAAGCAAAGTTGAGCTGACCCGATACCTGGGCCCTGCGTGCGATCTCACCCTCTTCGACTTCAAACAAGGCATCCTGTGTTATCCAGCCCCCAAG GCCCATTCCTTGGCCATCCCCAGCAGGAAGCGGAAGAAGCCTTCAAGGCCAGCCAAGGCTCAGAAACGTCAGGTTGGACCTCCGAAGAGCGAAGTCAGGAAGGAGGCCCCAAGGGATGAGACCAAGGCTGATGCTGACACAGCCCCAGCTTCGCTTCCTGCGCCTGG GTGCTGTGAGAACTGTGGAATCAGCTTTTCAGGGGATGGAACCCGACGGCAGCGGCTCAAGACTCTGTGCAAGGACTGCCGAG cACAGAGAATTGCTTTCAACCGGGAGCAGAGGATGTTTAAG CGTGTGGGCTGCGGGGAGTGTGCGGCCTGCCAGGTGACGGAAGACTGCGGGGCCTGCTCCACCTGCCTTCTGCAGTTGCCCCACGATGTGGCCTCGGGGCTGTTCTGCAAGTGTGAGCGGAGACGGTGCCTCCGGATTGTGGAAAGG CACCTTGCACACCGCCTCCGCCGCCACCATCAGCGATGTCAACGACGCCCTCCCCTAGCTGTGGCTCCCCCTGCT GGTAAACACGGCCGCCGCAGGGGAGGCTGCGACTCCAAGGTGGCTCCCCGGCGGCGCCCCCCCCGCACCCAGCCACCGCCTGCACTTCCGCCCTCGCAGCCTCCAGAGTCTCCAGAGCTG CACCCCAGAGCCCTGGCCCCCTCGCCACCTGCTGAATTCATCTATTACTGTGTAGACGAGGACGAGCTA CAGCCTTACACGAACCGTCGGCAGAACCGCAAGTGTggggcctgtgcagcctgccTGCGGCGGATGGACTGTGGCCACTGCGACTTCTGCTGTGATAAGCCCAAATTCGGGGGCAGCAACCAGAAGCGCCAGAAGTGTCGTTGGCGCCAGTGCCTGCAGTTTGCTATG AAGCGGCTGCTGCCAAGTGTCTGGGCAGGGTCTGAGGATGGCGCCGGGCCACCCGCACCTTACCCGCGTCGAAAGAGGCCTGGCTCTGCTCGAAGGCCCCGTCTGGGTCAGACCCCGAAGCCTCCCTTGGCCACGCCCATGGCCCAACCAGACCGTGCCCGGTCTCCAGTGAAGCAGGAAGCAGGCAGTGGCTTTGTGCTGCCCCCGCCTGGCACCGACCTCGTGTTCTTACGGGAGGGTGCAAGCAGTCCTGTGCAGGTGCCTGGCCCAGCTCCAGCTTCCACAGCAGCTCTGTTACAG GAGGCCCAGTGCCCTGGCCTGAGTTGGGTCGTGGCCTTACCCCAGGTGAAGCAAGAGAAGGCGGATGCCCAGGAAGACTGGACACCGGGCACAGCCATCCTGACTTCTCCTGTATTGCCGCCTGGCTGCCCCAGCAAG GCAGTAGACCCAGGCCTGCCACCTGTGAAGCAAGAGCCACCTGACCCTGAGGAGGACAAGGAGGAGGAGAACAAGGATGACTCCACCTCTGACTTGGCCCCagaggaggaggcaggaggggctggCACGCCCGTG ATCACGGAGATTTTCAGCCTGGGTGGAACCCGCCTCCGGGACACAGCAGTCTGGTTGCCAAG TCTGCAGGGCAGGCAATCGGGAAGGGAAGATGGATGTAAAGAGTGGGAGACCGAGGAGACACTGGCGCCACCGAGCACGAGCTGGAAACCACGCGGATGGCCCGGCACCCATGTcagcctcccagcacctccagccTCGATGATGTGGGTTTCCTGCAGAAGAAGCTGGGGCCCTGCGTCACAGACTTAA
- the MBD1 gene encoding methyl-CpG-binding domain protein 1 isoform X1, with protein MAEDWLDCPALGPGWKRREVFRKSGATCGRSDTYYQSPTGDRIRSKVELTRYLGPACDLTLFDFKQGILCYPAPKAHSLAIPSRKRKKPSRPAKAQKRQVGPPKSEVRKEAPRDETKADADTAPASLPAPGCCENCGISFSGDGTRRQRLKTLCKDCRAQRIAFNREQRMFKRVGCGECAACQVTEDCGACSTCLLQLPHDVASGLFCKCERRRCLRIVERVSRAGGVGPRLTCTPDPHSPGPMRHTSGPPQSRGCGVCRGCQTREDCGRCRVCLRPPRPGLRRQWRCVQRRCLRHLAHRLRRHHQRCQRRPPLAVAPPAGKHGRRRGGCDSKVAPRRRPPRTQPPPALPPSQPPESPELHPRALAPSPPAEFIYYCVDEDELQPYTNRRQNRKCGACAACLRRMDCGHCDFCCDKPKFGGSNQKRQKCRWRQCLQFAMKRLLPSVWAGSEDGAGPPAPYPRRKRPGSARRPRLGQTPKPPLATPMAQPDRARSPVKQEAGSGFVLPPPGTDLVFLREGASSPVQVPGPAPASTAALLQEAQCPGLSWVVALPQVKQEKADAQEDWTPGTAILTSPVLPPGCPSKAVDPGLPPVKQEPPDPEEDKEEENKDDSTSDLAPEEEAGGAGTPVITEIFSLGGTRLRDTAVWLPSLQGRQSGREDGCKEWETEETLAPPSTSWKPRGWPGTHVSLPAPPASMMWVSCRRSWGPASQT; from the exons ccccacaggaGATAGGATCCGAAGCAAAGTTGAGCTGACCCGATACCTGGGCCCTGCGTGCGATCTCACCCTCTTCGACTTCAAACAAGGCATCCTGTGTTATCCAGCCCCCAAG GCCCATTCCTTGGCCATCCCCAGCAGGAAGCGGAAGAAGCCTTCAAGGCCAGCCAAGGCTCAGAAACGTCAGGTTGGACCTCCGAAGAGCGAAGTCAGGAAGGAGGCCCCAAGGGATGAGACCAAGGCTGATGCTGACACAGCCCCAGCTTCGCTTCCTGCGCCTGG GTGCTGTGAGAACTGTGGAATCAGCTTTTCAGGGGATGGAACCCGACGGCAGCGGCTCAAGACTCTGTGCAAGGACTGCCGAG cACAGAGAATTGCTTTCAACCGGGAGCAGAGGATGTTTAAG CGTGTGGGCTGCGGGGAGTGTGCGGCCTGCCAGGTGACGGAAGACTGCGGGGCCTGCTCCACCTGCCTTCTGCAGTTGCCCCACGATGTGGCCTCGGGGCTGTTCTGCAAGTGTGAGCGGAGACGGTGCCTCCGGATTGTGGAAAGGGTGAGTCGGGCAGGTGGGGTGGGCCCGAGGCTCACCTGCACTCCTGACCCTCATAGTCCTGGCCCCATGCGTCACACCTCCGGCCCCCCACAGAGCCGAGGGTGTGGAGTGTGCCGGGGCTGTCAGACCCGAGAGGACTGTGGCCGTTGTCGAGTCTGCCTTCGCCCTCCCCGCCCTGGTCTCAGGCGCCAGTGGAGGTGCGTCCAGCGGCGTTGCCTGCGG CACCTTGCACACCGCCTCCGCCGCCACCATCAGCGATGTCAACGACGCCCTCCCCTAGCTGTGGCTCCCCCTGCT GGTAAACACGGCCGCCGCAGGGGAGGCTGCGACTCCAAGGTGGCTCCCCGGCGGCGCCCCCCCCGCACCCAGCCACCGCCTGCACTTCCGCCCTCGCAGCCTCCAGAGTCTCCAGAGCTG CACCCCAGAGCCCTGGCCCCCTCGCCACCTGCTGAATTCATCTATTACTGTGTAGACGAGGACGAGCTA CAGCCTTACACGAACCGTCGGCAGAACCGCAAGTGTggggcctgtgcagcctgccTGCGGCGGATGGACTGTGGCCACTGCGACTTCTGCTGTGATAAGCCCAAATTCGGGGGCAGCAACCAGAAGCGCCAGAAGTGTCGTTGGCGCCAGTGCCTGCAGTTTGCTATG AAGCGGCTGCTGCCAAGTGTCTGGGCAGGGTCTGAGGATGGCGCCGGGCCACCCGCACCTTACCCGCGTCGAAAGAGGCCTGGCTCTGCTCGAAGGCCCCGTCTGGGTCAGACCCCGAAGCCTCCCTTGGCCACGCCCATGGCCCAACCAGACCGTGCCCGGTCTCCAGTGAAGCAGGAAGCAGGCAGTGGCTTTGTGCTGCCCCCGCCTGGCACCGACCTCGTGTTCTTACGGGAGGGTGCAAGCAGTCCTGTGCAGGTGCCTGGCCCAGCTCCAGCTTCCACAGCAGCTCTGTTACAG GAGGCCCAGTGCCCTGGCCTGAGTTGGGTCGTGGCCTTACCCCAGGTGAAGCAAGAGAAGGCGGATGCCCAGGAAGACTGGACACCGGGCACAGCCATCCTGACTTCTCCTGTATTGCCGCCTGGCTGCCCCAGCAAG GCAGTAGACCCAGGCCTGCCACCTGTGAAGCAAGAGCCACCTGACCCTGAGGAGGACAAGGAGGAGGAGAACAAGGATGACTCCACCTCTGACTTGGCCCCagaggaggaggcaggaggggctggCACGCCCGTG ATCACGGAGATTTTCAGCCTGGGTGGAACCCGCCTCCGGGACACAGCAGTCTGGTTGCCAAG TCTGCAGGGCAGGCAATCGGGAAGGGAAGATGGATGTAAAGAGTGGGAGACCGAGGAGACACTGGCGCCACCGAGCACGAGCTGGAAACCACGCGGATGGCCCGGCACCCATGTcagcctcccagcacctccagccTCGATGATGTGGGTTTCCTGCAGAAGAAGCTGGGGCCCTGCGTCACAGACTTAA
- the MBD1 gene encoding methyl-CpG-binding domain protein 1 isoform X24, whose product MAEDWLDCPALGPGWKRREVFRKSGATCGRSDTYYQSPTGDRIRSKVELTRYLGPACDLTLFDFKQGILCYPAPKAHSLAIPSRKRKKPSRPAKAQKRQVGPPKSEVRKEAPRDETKADADTAPASLPAPGCCENCGISFSGDGTRRQRLKTLCKDCRAQRIAFNREQRMFKRVGCGECAACQVTEDCGACSTCLLQLPHDVASGLFCKCERRRCLRIVERSRGCGVCRGCQTREDCGRCRVCLRPPRPGLRRQWRCVQRRCLRGKHGRRRGGCDSKVAPRRRPPRTQPPPALPPSQPPESPELQPYTNRRQNRKCGACAACLRRMDCGHCDFCCDKPKFGGSNQKRQKCRWRQCLQFAMKRLLPSVWAGSEDGAGPPAPYPRRKRPGSARRPRLGQTPKPPLATPMAQPDRARSPVKQEAGSGFVLPPPGTDLVFLREGASSPVQVPGPAPASTAALLQAVDPGLPPVKQEPPDPEEDKEEENKDDSTSDLAPEEEAGGAGTPVITEIFSLGGTRLRDTAVWLPSLQGRQSGREDGCKEWETEETLAPPSTSWKPRGWPGTHVSLPAPPASMMWVSCRRSWGPASQT is encoded by the exons ccccacaggaGATAGGATCCGAAGCAAAGTTGAGCTGACCCGATACCTGGGCCCTGCGTGCGATCTCACCCTCTTCGACTTCAAACAAGGCATCCTGTGTTATCCAGCCCCCAAG GCCCATTCCTTGGCCATCCCCAGCAGGAAGCGGAAGAAGCCTTCAAGGCCAGCCAAGGCTCAGAAACGTCAGGTTGGACCTCCGAAGAGCGAAGTCAGGAAGGAGGCCCCAAGGGATGAGACCAAGGCTGATGCTGACACAGCCCCAGCTTCGCTTCCTGCGCCTGG GTGCTGTGAGAACTGTGGAATCAGCTTTTCAGGGGATGGAACCCGACGGCAGCGGCTCAAGACTCTGTGCAAGGACTGCCGAG cACAGAGAATTGCTTTCAACCGGGAGCAGAGGATGTTTAAG CGTGTGGGCTGCGGGGAGTGTGCGGCCTGCCAGGTGACGGAAGACTGCGGGGCCTGCTCCACCTGCCTTCTGCAGTTGCCCCACGATGTGGCCTCGGGGCTGTTCTGCAAGTGTGAGCGGAGACGGTGCCTCCGGATTGTGGAAAGG AGCCGAGGGTGTGGAGTGTGCCGGGGCTGTCAGACCCGAGAGGACTGTGGCCGTTGTCGAGTCTGCCTTCGCCCTCCCCGCCCTGGTCTCAGGCGCCAGTGGAGGTGCGTCCAGCGGCGTTGCCTGCGG GGTAAACACGGCCGCCGCAGGGGAGGCTGCGACTCCAAGGTGGCTCCCCGGCGGCGCCCCCCCCGCACCCAGCCACCGCCTGCACTTCCGCCCTCGCAGCCTCCAGAGTCTCCAGAGCTG CAGCCTTACACGAACCGTCGGCAGAACCGCAAGTGTggggcctgtgcagcctgccTGCGGCGGATGGACTGTGGCCACTGCGACTTCTGCTGTGATAAGCCCAAATTCGGGGGCAGCAACCAGAAGCGCCAGAAGTGTCGTTGGCGCCAGTGCCTGCAGTTTGCTATG AAGCGGCTGCTGCCAAGTGTCTGGGCAGGGTCTGAGGATGGCGCCGGGCCACCCGCACCTTACCCGCGTCGAAAGAGGCCTGGCTCTGCTCGAAGGCCCCGTCTGGGTCAGACCCCGAAGCCTCCCTTGGCCACGCCCATGGCCCAACCAGACCGTGCCCGGTCTCCAGTGAAGCAGGAAGCAGGCAGTGGCTTTGTGCTGCCCCCGCCTGGCACCGACCTCGTGTTCTTACGGGAGGGTGCAAGCAGTCCTGTGCAGGTGCCTGGCCCAGCTCCAGCTTCCACAGCAGCTCTGTTACAG GCAGTAGACCCAGGCCTGCCACCTGTGAAGCAAGAGCCACCTGACCCTGAGGAGGACAAGGAGGAGGAGAACAAGGATGACTCCACCTCTGACTTGGCCCCagaggaggaggcaggaggggctggCACGCCCGTG ATCACGGAGATTTTCAGCCTGGGTGGAACCCGCCTCCGGGACACAGCAGTCTGGTTGCCAAG TCTGCAGGGCAGGCAATCGGGAAGGGAAGATGGATGTAAAGAGTGGGAGACCGAGGAGACACTGGCGCCACCGAGCACGAGCTGGAAACCACGCGGATGGCCCGGCACCCATGTcagcctcccagcacctccagccTCGATGATGTGGGTTTCCTGCAGAAGAAGCTGGGGCCCTGCGTCACAGACTTAA
- the MBD1 gene encoding methyl-CpG-binding domain protein 1 isoform X5: protein MAEDWLDCPALGPGWKRREVFRKSGATCGRSDTYYQSPTGDRIRSKVELTRYLGPACDLTLFDFKQGILCYPAPKAHSLAIPSRKRKKPSRPAKAQKRQVGPPKSEVRKEAPRDETKADADTAPASLPAPGCCENCGISFSGDGTRRQRLKTLCKDCRAQRIAFNREQRMFKRVGCGECAACQVTEDCGACSTCLLQLPHDVASGLFCKCERRRCLRIVERSRGCGVCRGCQTREDCGRCRVCLRPPRPGLRRQWRCVQRRCLRHLAHRLRRHHQRCQRRPPLAVAPPAGKHGRRRGGCDSKVAPRRRPPRTQPPPALPPSQPPESPELQPYTNRRQNRKCGACAACLRRMDCGHCDFCCDKPKFGGSNQKRQKCRWRQCLQFAMKRLLPSVWAGSEDGAGPPAPYPRRKRPGSARRPRLGQTPKPPLATPMAQPDRARSPVKQEAGSGFVLPPPGTDLVFLREGASSPVQVPGPAPASTAALLQEAQCPGLSWVVALPQVKQEKADAQEDWTPGTAILTSPVLPPGCPSKAVDPGLPPVKQEPPDPEEDKEEENKDDSTSDLAPEEEAGGAGTPVITEIFSLGGTRLRDTAVWLPSLQGRQSGREDGCKEWETEETLAPPSTSWKPRGWPGTHVSLPAPPASMMWVSCRRSWGPASQT from the exons ccccacaggaGATAGGATCCGAAGCAAAGTTGAGCTGACCCGATACCTGGGCCCTGCGTGCGATCTCACCCTCTTCGACTTCAAACAAGGCATCCTGTGTTATCCAGCCCCCAAG GCCCATTCCTTGGCCATCCCCAGCAGGAAGCGGAAGAAGCCTTCAAGGCCAGCCAAGGCTCAGAAACGTCAGGTTGGACCTCCGAAGAGCGAAGTCAGGAAGGAGGCCCCAAGGGATGAGACCAAGGCTGATGCTGACACAGCCCCAGCTTCGCTTCCTGCGCCTGG GTGCTGTGAGAACTGTGGAATCAGCTTTTCAGGGGATGGAACCCGACGGCAGCGGCTCAAGACTCTGTGCAAGGACTGCCGAG cACAGAGAATTGCTTTCAACCGGGAGCAGAGGATGTTTAAG CGTGTGGGCTGCGGGGAGTGTGCGGCCTGCCAGGTGACGGAAGACTGCGGGGCCTGCTCCACCTGCCTTCTGCAGTTGCCCCACGATGTGGCCTCGGGGCTGTTCTGCAAGTGTGAGCGGAGACGGTGCCTCCGGATTGTGGAAAGG AGCCGAGGGTGTGGAGTGTGCCGGGGCTGTCAGACCCGAGAGGACTGTGGCCGTTGTCGAGTCTGCCTTCGCCCTCCCCGCCCTGGTCTCAGGCGCCAGTGGAGGTGCGTCCAGCGGCGTTGCCTGCGG CACCTTGCACACCGCCTCCGCCGCCACCATCAGCGATGTCAACGACGCCCTCCCCTAGCTGTGGCTCCCCCTGCT GGTAAACACGGCCGCCGCAGGGGAGGCTGCGACTCCAAGGTGGCTCCCCGGCGGCGCCCCCCCCGCACCCAGCCACCGCCTGCACTTCCGCCCTCGCAGCCTCCAGAGTCTCCAGAGCTG CAGCCTTACACGAACCGTCGGCAGAACCGCAAGTGTggggcctgtgcagcctgccTGCGGCGGATGGACTGTGGCCACTGCGACTTCTGCTGTGATAAGCCCAAATTCGGGGGCAGCAACCAGAAGCGCCAGAAGTGTCGTTGGCGCCAGTGCCTGCAGTTTGCTATG AAGCGGCTGCTGCCAAGTGTCTGGGCAGGGTCTGAGGATGGCGCCGGGCCACCCGCACCTTACCCGCGTCGAAAGAGGCCTGGCTCTGCTCGAAGGCCCCGTCTGGGTCAGACCCCGAAGCCTCCCTTGGCCACGCCCATGGCCCAACCAGACCGTGCCCGGTCTCCAGTGAAGCAGGAAGCAGGCAGTGGCTTTGTGCTGCCCCCGCCTGGCACCGACCTCGTGTTCTTACGGGAGGGTGCAAGCAGTCCTGTGCAGGTGCCTGGCCCAGCTCCAGCTTCCACAGCAGCTCTGTTACAG GAGGCCCAGTGCCCTGGCCTGAGTTGGGTCGTGGCCTTACCCCAGGTGAAGCAAGAGAAGGCGGATGCCCAGGAAGACTGGACACCGGGCACAGCCATCCTGACTTCTCCTGTATTGCCGCCTGGCTGCCCCAGCAAG GCAGTAGACCCAGGCCTGCCACCTGTGAAGCAAGAGCCACCTGACCCTGAGGAGGACAAGGAGGAGGAGAACAAGGATGACTCCACCTCTGACTTGGCCCCagaggaggaggcaggaggggctggCACGCCCGTG ATCACGGAGATTTTCAGCCTGGGTGGAACCCGCCTCCGGGACACAGCAGTCTGGTTGCCAAG TCTGCAGGGCAGGCAATCGGGAAGGGAAGATGGATGTAAAGAGTGGGAGACCGAGGAGACACTGGCGCCACCGAGCACGAGCTGGAAACCACGCGGATGGCCCGGCACCCATGTcagcctcccagcacctccagccTCGATGATGTGGGTTTCCTGCAGAAGAAGCTGGGGCCCTGCGTCACAGACTTAA